The following DNA comes from Rosa rugosa chromosome 5, drRosRugo1.1, whole genome shotgun sequence.
gtgaaaacctcaagtatgagattaaaaacactgcggggctcttactcttgagaacccaaaataaagatcatcatattgaaaaggatatgttcttttacaaactttatatagcactagctcggctataagattcacacaaaatctaaaacaaagtttgtcttccttctagaactcctttacttgaacgatcttcaaatcttgttcttctttcttcacagtcaCCCTACTGATCTTGAGAGAATTAATGCATATGAATGAATGATCAAGAACACTtaaacatggaccaagtgtctTGACTCTTATGATAACACACACTTAAGCAAACAAGCAAGACTACTCAAATAATTCTTGCATCAATGGTCTCTCCCTCTATGAACGTCTCTTTTTTTCAAATGTCCCCTAGGGAGGCCGTCTCTCTTGCTCTATATATCAAAGACCAACCCAATCTTTTTAATACAAaaagattctaccctaattGACTTTTAATTAGGAAAGAAACTTTCAATACCAAATATTCACCAAGCAAGACTCCAACTAATTCTTGCGTGCATGGTCCTCTATATGGCTGCATATATTCTCCAATCTCTCAATAGATGCCGTGCAAAACctaataaaacatatttctaacCTAATTCCACTTCTACAAGGAAACCTTCTTTTGTGTTAAAGATAATTAACAAATAAGAACACCAAAACCTAAAATACTTAGGCAATCTATAACACAATTTTGTacacaaaaaaaatatctttaaataaataaaagatattaATCCCATTAAACCTCAAGGATACTTTcccgttttgtatgggaatgccaacacaccaagttgatcaaaacttgtacctacaatctccccctttggcattcctatacaaaacatagATTAGGACAAActctccccctcaacaagtacagGAGGAACATCACAACTCTTCATCCATTCAttcctgaaacacttatcaCACACTGGTAAAATGCATAAGATAGAATAATGTTATCACAGTTATGATAGAATAATGTTATCACAGTTATGAATCTgctttctccccctttttgaataggaatgTCAAAGGTAACTTTCGTAGCGGAAGCAATGCAGAAGGAGGATCACAAATAGATGGGGCACAGTAGACACTAGCCCAAGTCGAatcaatcagaggaagatagtccAAGTATTAATACCCCCCCTAAGTGTAATCATGTTATGaaagatgcaagaatgaaatgcaaacacacaatgagtgggttgtatccaaatgctaagaacagatttaattcgcatagcttttccaacaagagcaataccacttaaccataaacaagagtgcaacaaaataagttcacacgagtgaattgattccgacaatcacaaggtaagatagagtgtggtcgagtattctatacctcttgttgtgaagagtgaacatatctcaagatggggtgtgtaatatttgtggaGACCTGAAAAGCAAAGCTCACATACGAAACACATCTAAGCACAAAAACGTTATtcccccttataacaccgtgtgggcatgattttgaattttttctttttgcctttcacacaaagtaacatttttgctcaagaagactacgacccatgtaacgagtattatgctagcagctcccaagtcagatgactttagggtactagatgtaacaaggacatcccaaagagcacatctactcgagtcaatagtttcacaatccaccggggtgaccaaaccattcccgtttcttcccaatcctcatatcgttcgtcacgaccgaggcctgtttactttgggaatagcctggccatgctccattAACCaactacatatattttttttatttatttattattatttatatcaAGGAGCAACGAACAAGAGTAATTTCGTACATGAGCAATGAGAACAAGCCAACCATCAATTAAgacttaccaccacttagagtatgtgtgcatgtgaggtttcaagattgtagagaatatgttgttcaagctcacaattacagagtgacgtaagtacaagttcaaaacgtgctaggcaccttattgcacacagatttagaaaagagtatggcccttgtcaatctaagttcaaaataatctgtcagacacttggggatacaaaccactatttttcaattctaaatttccagaaactgaaACTAACAATGCAGAGACATAAAGAAAATGCACCTATActatcatgaagacatacaccatgaatgcatgcaaaatggatcaaatgaagtgagagtatcaatacttagagcatccaccaacggtgcttctaagtgattcaaattgagGTATGTCTAAAGGCCTAGTAAACAAATTAGACAATTTGTGatcagtaggaacaaaagcacgctcaagcatattatcaagattatccatatgagtagaaaaacgattatttgaaccttttttaatccagatttgcttctgcttcgtTTTTGGTTCCAGATTCACGGGGATTGAAGCCAGCTTTGCAATCCTGGCGATCAGATTCAGACCCTCTTTCAACTCAGCTTGCAGCGAGGCATGTGAGTTTATACCCATCgttttcctctgattttgagtaACCCTGCGAAGCATATTGCACCTAGGACGTATGTGTCCTAATTTTacacaataatgacaagtaggaacAAAGTTTTTGGAGTTGTGAGTATACCTGGGCTGACAAAGTTTGTCAGGACTTACCTGAGCAACCTTTTTATAGGTTTGAAGGTCCAATTTACGTTCTGGTCTTTTGGGCAATTTGGGACCAGAATCAATGTCTTCTGAAGCATGTGATTGACGCAGCGAATTTTCACCTTCCACACCTTTTACAAAGGTCAAAGGCTTGCACGACTCACCTTCAAACCCTAACCCTTCTTTGTTGCCGTGAGTTTTACCAAATCCTATCATCTTGGAGACCTTTTCAGATCCTATGGAGAAtttgttgaagctttccttgactttaaacaactcatcctgcaatttctcattttcaaagGTTAGTGAAACATTCAAAGTGGATTGAGCCTTGACTTCAACCtgcaaaattttgattttgtttataagctcatcatgctccttgtcccaattttgagatttgacttcaccctgcaaaactttaatcttatcaTCAAGGTCAGTACGTTCTTCTTCCCATTCTTTTAAAGAAGTatcaaatttttgctcaattttcatcttttccacTCTTAAAgaatcaatttcttcttcaagttttttattttttcgaagaacaattttggaagcattatacaattgcttacacttttcatttgtttcttcatcaagagtatcatcttccaagtcagaaccatcagaaaaatcaatattaagagaagaagtaagagcaagatttacctcttcatcctcagattgagagccttcatcactatcactccaaGTAGATTTTAGAGCCTTGTTTCCACGCAAATTATACCTTTTATTGACACAATCGGCAGCAAGGTgaccaattccaccacactcaaagcatttaggtttgttaggcaaaattttcgaagagtttccaaaggatttgttttttaaaatttttttaaactcttttgtcaacaaagctaaatccacagaatcatcaacaatataatctttctttttaacagaagagaaagcaatattttttacctttttctcgggcttgatcctcatctcaaaggttttgagattacctatcagttcgtcaagagaataggtgtccaggTCATGAGTCTCCTCTATGGCAATTTGCTtggcttgaaattttgaagGAAGAGCCCTGAGAAATTTCTTGACTATTCGGTGCTCCTCAAATGGATCATCAAGGCTACGGCATTGGTTTGTCACATTGAGAAGTCGAGCGTGAAAATTATCAATTGATTCATCTTCCCCCATGGTCATGTTCTCAAATTCCAATACGAGTCTTTGAAGCTTCTGACCTCTAACCTTCTTGTTTCCCTCATAAGTAACCTGAAGTAGATCCCAAGCTTGTTTGGCTGTGTCACAGTGGCTAATTCTcatcctctccttcttggacaaAGCTGTGAATAGTGAATTCCTTGCCTTAAAGTCACAAGTTCTATCACGAACTTCCTCTTCTGTCCATTCCTTCCTAGGTTTGAGAACCCTTGCAGAGGacccttctactttctttgattcttctgccttggttgggtgttcccatccattctcaactatattccacatgttttcatcttgagagtagagaaaagcccccatcataatcttccattgtgaatagtcttcaccatcaaacaaaggcgggcaatttatagaactagaggctctgttatattcacgttccatccttgaccacggatcaactaaaaaagctttagaacctgctctgatgccaagtgaaaatacaaggacagaatatgattttctggaaaacggggaTTGCAGTGCagtgatcaatccttactgggcagcagaaaccaaaataacaaacaacaccagattttggttacgcagtgaaaacctcaagtatgagattaaaaacactgcggggctcttactcttgagaacccaaaataaagatcatcatattgaaaaggatatgttcttttacaaactttatatagcactagctcggctataagattcacacaaaatctaaaacaaagtttgtcttccttctagaactcctttacttgaacgatcttcaaatcttgttcttctttcttcacagtcaCCCTACTGATCTTGAGAGAATTAATGCATATGAATGAATGATCAAGAACACTtaaacatggaccaagtgtctTGACTCTTATGATAACACACACTTAAGCAAACAAGCAAGACTACTCAAATAATTCTTGCATCAATGGTCTCTCCCTCTATGAACGTCTCTTTTTTTCAAATGTCCCCTAGGGAGGCCGTCTCTCTTGCTCTATATATCAAAGACCAACCCAATCTTTTTAATACAAaaagattctaccctaattGACTTTTAATTAAGAAAGAAACTTTCAATACCAAATATTCACCAAGCAAGACTCCAACTAATTCTTGCGTGCATGGTCCTCTATATGGCTGCATATATTCTCCAATCTCTCAATAGATGCCGTGCAAAACctaataaaacatatttctaacCTAATTCCACTTCTACAAGGAAACCTTCTTTTGTGTTAAAGATAATTAACAAATAAGAACACCAAAACCTAAAATACTTAGGCAATCAATAACACAATTTTGTacacaaaaaaaatatctttaaataaataaaagatattaATCCCATTAAACCTCAAGGATACTTTcccgttttgtatgggaatgccaacacaccaagttgatcaaaacttgtacctacagATCTTACAAATCACGAACtataatatatatttgataAAGAGATAGTCCAATTCAATACGACTTAATTATGCTAAAATCCATTGTAGTATCATATAAGCTTGAAACTAAGCAACAATAGTGGAAGAAATAAACCCTAACTTGAAGAAGACGAAGCtcaggaagagagagagagatagaagcaGTTGATATTTGATATGAGTAATTTTTACAAAATGATCTCAACCACTCGAAGGAAACAGCCGCAAGCAATTTATACTACACAAGTAAACAGACTTAACAAACTTAACACACTTAATTAACAAACTAATTATTCTGGAATCTTCAAAGCAGCTAAGAAGATCATGACACGTGGATATCATGTAGCGGTCATGATCAAATGCACATGCTACCGTCAGGTCATGCATCCCATGTGAGTGGACTTGAGCTTGAGCTTGAGCTGTCACCAGTCACTTGTTGTGAGCACGCCATATTTGCACGATCAATAGGATCAACCTCAATGAGTTTAGGTATAGTCTTCTTCACTTTAGGTACAGTCTCCTCTTTGCCTTTGTCAGTATTCATTAGCTTAACAAATTAGACGTGGTGATTTAATTCTGAACGACTTCAATTTTAACTGTAGATCGACCAATTTGATTCGAACTGGTTTTGCATGCATGTAACCTAATCTTCGGGTAAATTACTCATATCTTGCGCGCTTATAACACAACTAACACTCACCTAACCAACTGTCAACTAGCTATAGCTACATATGACAATTTCTCTTGCCTTTTGTTTGGCTGGAATGAAACTGTCTTGTACCCAAACCAGACGCATCGTTATTGTATTATATTATACGTACCGTACAGTATCCTAGTTAACGTGTAGTCGCTCATCAGGATCTGAACCTTGGAGAAGAAGCAAATTAAGCGTTTGAACTGGAAGCGATTTGTTCAAGTCAACAGTCATTAACAACATAAAAAAGATAGTGTTTGATTTGAAGTAGTCAATGGATTATTTAAAAGCAACATGACGATGGCAATGTGTTTGATTTGGTCGTTCTGCTGAAAAATTCTTCTTGGTAACTAAGACAGCTTGCTGTAGCTCATTTTGTCCACTAGATTAATTCCTCCACCAACTCAAAGGATGTAGATTATTGAGAGCAACATGCAATGGTGTACTAGTTTGAatctatctatctatatataaatagaaGATCAGAGAAAACGGATAGATGTCAGCTCTAAATTAATGAATTAGGTATCTATCCAATTTCAACGAAAGGGCCTTCATACTAGGTGCTTAGATTTTGAAGGCAGCCTTTCATCGTTCTGGAAATGAATTGATGAAGCTTTCTGGCATCAATAATGGTGTGTTACTAGTTTGATTAATCGATCTACATATAAGTAGAAGATCAGAGATAACGGATAGATGTCAGCTTTAAATTAATGAATTAGGTATCTGTCCAAGTTAAACGAAAGGGCCTTCATACACGGTGGTTAGATTTTAAAGGCAACCTTTTATCGTTCTGGCAATGAATTAATGAAGCTTTCTGGCCGGCCTCAGTAAGTTGTTCAAAAGAGCCATTTGGTCTATATGTACGTTAGGCCGTCGAAATAAACACATATAACGCAAGTACGTTAGGCCTCAGTAAGCATCATGATAACTTGCTTAATTTGCCTACAAATTCTCGTCCTAGCTAATTTCTGTATATCAAATTAGCAATTAAATCAACGGCAAATAACCCATCTTATTTTCGGATCCCTAACTCTCTTAACGTACACTAGTTTATGGCTAATGCCTAAGCCTCTTTTAAGAGGTAATATTTGTCCTCCACTGCAAAGCTAGAATAAGAGCAAAACGGTACGGTACGTGATGCAAAGCAATTGAAAACGTTATATGAACTTTTAAGAGAtgatcagataaacaactcgaccttttttttttcttcataattTAAATTGGTCTTGTCCGAAGATAAATGCTTATAGTACTACAATTTGCATCTATCTAGTTGCCTTATAATATAAACGACCTGGTTCACAAGGTTGGTAAGATTCATTTACAAGTTCTAGCCAATTATATATTGTCCCTGCCAATCTCATACCAGTCACCCACTATGTTATATTCTACTTGTCTTGTAAAGTATAAATCCCCTAAATTatataaacttgtaaaatggCTATGAACAATTCGATAATGATCGGTCAAACAACAGTTGAATTGCTCAAACTGAAATCCGTTTACTTTTCCGGATCATGCAACTACTTCCTTTGTTTATAGAATTTGTATCCTTTCTCAGCCCTTAAAGTCCACTAATTCCGGGATTTCTTATGTAGGAATTTGGTATGTACCTACCAAACCCATTAATTTTggtattcaaattcaattttaTCAGTAATTgcttaatttgttaattaacaaGCTACCAGTGATCCGCTTCAAACTCCGTCTAGTCTTTCAAATTTCTCTTGCCTCTTGGTCATGATCAAGGCACATTTTAATTGAAATTCAACCATTATAAGTTATCAACATGGATCTTATCATAAACTTCATTCTTTATTGGACGAGTCCACATTCATGAGTGTTTGATGCCTTAATTTAATTGAACACACAAATTAATATCATTAAATTATACGTCTTTCTCAAATTGTttttatgttgatcttatgttTATGTTTAGAGTTATATTGTTTTAGAAATTTAATAAACGCGATTTGAACACCACCAAGATTTATAAAGGATCTGTTGAGCTAGCTTATAAAAACAATGTACCAATCGACTGATGTGACTTCTTCGTGAATATTGGTTTTAAACACTTTGTAGCACCTTTGACCCTTGATTTGGAGTGAACACAAATCACTTGCGCTAAAATTCTAGTATATATGTTGTTGAAAATTAGATTTAGCTTGTAGCTACTAGTAGAGAAAGGCTCAACCGTCTTATTTTTTATTGTCGGAATTGCATACTAACCAGAAGATAAACCTAAAAAAGGAAAACCAGAGGACTTATAGCTTTACTTAAGCGATAGGATCAATTACGAAGAAAAAACTCAATCAATGAATCTGTCCCATGATCCATCAGCTCAAGGAGGCCACTGTAAATACTACTGATCGAAAGTCACCGGAAAACTCATTGGTTGCCACGATCAATATTTCTCAAGCTGGATTACATAAGAAAATATCATGGAGTATTTGACTGAAAGAATGTTACACCAGCACTTAAAAAGGTTTTATATATACCAGCAATTTCAAAGTCAGAAAAACTTTAATTTAATAAACATAATTATCATATGCGTTGGCAAATAAATCATGGTACGTCTTGTTCTAATTTGGTGTGGTGAGATGATCCTCCACATTTTATCGTGTCGTATTTAATAGTGACGTTAGAGGTCTGCCTCAATTTCGTTTGTGTGATAGGGAGACTTTTTCCTCTCCTATCCACGATCTtttagctaaaaaaaaaaaaaaattatcatatgtattcttttctttttttctctcaaaTAAGAACCGAGGAAACATATTGATAGTCcctgtggaataaatattttaGAACCAATATCGAAATCGATTTGTTTGACTTTCTTACATTTCTCTAGGCTTTAGCTTGAAGGAGCATCCATCACCAGCTCTATATAAACACAACTATCTTGGCAATAATTGGCATTATCCCCTCAGCATTTCCTCACATATCCAACGGTACTACTACCCCTTCTgacaaaagaaaggaaaaaaaaaaaaggttcccGAACAAACAACAGCATGAAGTTTCAAGTGGAGGTTCTATCAACAGAGACAATCAAACCCTCATCTCCAACCCCTGACCACCTCCGCCACCACAAGCTCTCCTACCTTGACCAAATCCAGCCCCCAATCTTCATGCCCATGGTCCTCTTCTACCCGAAAGAACCCGACCACAACGACCTGGACCTCATTTCCATCCACGAACAGCGATGCAGCAAAATCAAGAAGGCCTTATCCGACACCTTAGTCAAGTTCTACCCGCTAGCCGGAAGAGTCCACGGAACCCAATACGTCGATTGCAACGACGAAGGAGCCTACTACGTCGAAGCCAAGACCGACTGCAAAATCTCTGACATCATCAACAGCCCAAACCCCAAGGACTTCAACAAGTTCCTCCCTTTCGAGCTAGACGCAGCTCATGAGCTTCCCGTGTGCTTCCAGGTCACCTTCTTCGCTTGCGGCGGCATGAGCATCGCCATGGGGATGTCCCACAAGGTCGGGGACGCCCTCTCCTACTTCACGTTCCTCAATTGCCTGGCCGCTGAGGCTCGTGGGGAGGGCAACGATATTCACCCTCCCGAGTTCGTCTCAGACAAGTACTTCCCCCAAAAGGACTTGTCCGGATTCTACCAACACCGCAGCGGAATCATAAAGCAAAACATCTCAACAAAACGCTTCGTCTTCGACGCTCCAATGGTTCAGGCCATCCGAGCCAAATGCATCGACATGTCCAGACGCCCCACTCGTGTTGAAGCCCTATCAGCCTTCATATGGAGCCGCTACATAGCATCATGCACCGGCATTCAACGAGATGGCGTCACCACCAACGCGACGTACACTGTTTCTCATGCTGTGAACCTCCGCACGAGAATGGAGCCACCACTTCCGGAGTACACATTCGGAAACGTGACCCGAACCGCCATTGCGGTGCC
Coding sequences within:
- the LOC133709087 gene encoding stemmadenine O-acetyltransferase-like; translation: MKFQVEVLSTETIKPSSPTPDHLRHHKLSYLDQIQPPIFMPMVLFYPKEPDHNDLDLISIHEQRCSKIKKALSDTLVKFYPLAGRVHGTQYVDCNDEGAYYVEAKTDCKISDIINSPNPKDFNKFLPFELDAAHELPVCFQVTFFACGGMSIAMGMSHKVGDALSYFTFLNCLAAEARGEGNDIHPPEFVSDKYFPQKDLSGFYQHRSGIIKQNISTKRFVFDAPMVQAIRAKCIDMSRRPTRVEALSAFIWSRYIASCTGIQRDGVTTNATYTVSHAVNLRTRMEPPLPEYTFGNVTRTAIAVPPVPVDPKDGTLHGVVNHVREAIKQVDKEYIKKLQEGDEHLSFLRSFSEEVKRGEVVSFSFTSLCRFPIYDADFGWGKPVYVGSASFTFKNLVSFFDTKVGDGVEAWINLLEEDMEKFETDEELLKYVSPTPSSKNAKASINS